One genomic segment of Scylla paramamosain isolate STU-SP2022 chromosome 9, ASM3559412v1, whole genome shotgun sequence includes these proteins:
- the LOC135103424 gene encoding dehydrogenase/reductase SDR family member on chromosome X homolog, whose amino-acid sequence MGIEGYIHKWATTLWTYLVLYLLGAWYMVKELLVPHRTPTGITNQKGRVAVITGGGRGIGLQTVRQFLLLEMTVIIGGRDVKSIEEAVSRLRSEGVNTGTVKCFEMDLCSLASVRNFAKTFTNLGMPLHVLVNNAGIMFWPWNVTEDGHEHHWSVNYLGHFLLSHLLAPHLAASSTLNQPSRVVNLSSSIHYMGGINFNDVNNKKNYSPQRAYAQSKLAQMMFTITLNERMAKQGVLALAVHPGVVATELFQHVTWAKTFPRLASTFLKTPSQGSDTVVYVALSQEVKEGGHYYENCQCTQPAAAALKSDDRNRLWDLTCRQLDIQEFGKV is encoded by the exons ATGGGGATTGAAGGTTACATCCACAAGTGGGCTACAACTCTATGGACCTATTTGGTGCTGTACTTGTTAGGAGCATGGTATATGGTGAAGGAACTGCTGGTACCCCATAGGACACCAACAG GAATCACAAACCAGAAAGGGAGAGTGGCAGTCATAACTGGTGGAGGTCGGGGGATTGGTTTGCAGACTGTCCGTCAATTCCTCCTGTTAGAAATGACTGTCATTATTG GTGGCAGAGATGTGAAGTCAATAGAGGAGGCAGTGTCAAGATTGCGTTCAGAAGGAGTAAACACTGGAACAGTAAAGTGCTTTGAGATGGACCTCTGCAGTTTAGCCTCAGTTCGCAACTTTGCTAAAACATTTACTAACCTGGGGATGCCTCTCCATGTACTGGTGAACAATG CGGGCATCATGTTTTGGCCATGGAATGTCACAGAGGATGGTCATGAGCATCACTGGTCTGTCAACTATCTAGGCCATTTTCTGCTGAGCCACTTGCTTGCCCCACACCTGGCTGCTAGTTCCACCCTAAACCAGCCTTCCCGTGTTGTCAATTTGTCGTCCTCCATTCACTATATGGGTGGTATCAACTTCAATGATGTCAATAATAA AAAGAACTATAGCCCACAACGAGCCTATGCACAGAGCAAGTTGGCCCAGATGATGTTTACCATCACCCTCAATGAGCGCATGGCCAAGCAAGGAGTATTGGCCCTTGCTGTGCACCCTGGTGTTGTAGCCACTGAACTTTTCCAGCATGTAACTTGGGCAAAAACTTTCCCAAGACTGGCTTCTACATTTCTCAAG ACACCCAGCCAAGGGTCAGACACAGTAGTGTATGTGGCCTTATCACAAGAGGTAAAGGAAGGCGGTCACTACTATGAAAACTGTCAGTGTACTCAGCCTGCAGCAGCTGCCTTGAAGAGTGATGACCGAAACAGACTGTGGGATTTGACCTGTCGTCAGCTTGATATTCAGGAATTTGGCAAGGTATGA